In Comamonadaceae bacterium OS-1, a single window of DNA contains:
- the moeA gene encoding molybdopterin molybdenumtransferase produces MTPRSPLIPLDDALATLLAYAVPLAAVESVSTFEADGRVLAQDAVSPLQVPSFDNSAMDGYAMRSADVAEAALPVSQRIAAGAAPEPLQPGSVARIFTGAPMPLGADAVVMQEECEVQPDGTVRVLRPPQSGQCVRRAGEDVAKNAVVLSKGERLAPASIALAASIGMNALTVARRPRVALFSTGDELVMPGDVAPQDMRPGAIYNSNRFFLRALLQRMGCVVTDLGIVPDQRDATVDALRAASHTHDLILTSGGVSVGEEDHVKAAVQTLGSLHLWQLAIKPGKPFAYGTVQGSHFIGLPGNPVASFVTFLLLVRPFVLRLQGATAVEPPAMQLPAHFDWPRADKRREFLRVRRNAAGGLELFANQSSGVLTSAAWADGLVDTQPGQTIAWGDTVRFIPLAELQA; encoded by the coding sequence ATGACTCCCCGTTCGCCCCTGATTCCCCTCGACGACGCGCTGGCCACCCTGCTGGCCTACGCCGTGCCGCTGGCTGCTGTGGAGTCGGTAAGCACCTTCGAAGCCGATGGCCGCGTGCTGGCGCAGGATGCCGTGTCCCCGCTGCAAGTCCCCTCGTTCGACAACAGCGCCATGGACGGTTACGCCATGCGCTCGGCCGATGTAGCCGAAGCTGCGCTCCCCGTGTCCCAGCGCATCGCCGCAGGAGCCGCCCCCGAGCCCCTGCAGCCTGGCAGCGTGGCCCGCATCTTCACCGGAGCGCCCATGCCCTTGGGGGCCGACGCGGTGGTGATGCAAGAGGAGTGCGAAGTGCAGCCCGACGGCACGGTGCGCGTGCTGCGCCCACCCCAGAGCGGCCAGTGCGTGCGCCGCGCGGGCGAGGATGTGGCTAAAAATGCCGTGGTGCTATCGAAAGGTGAGCGCCTTGCGCCCGCATCTATTGCGCTGGCGGCCAGTATTGGCATGAACGCCTTGACTGTGGCGCGCCGCCCCCGGGTCGCCTTGTTCTCCACCGGCGACGAACTCGTCATGCCCGGCGACGTGGCCCCGCAGGACATGCGCCCGGGGGCCATCTACAACTCCAACCGTTTCTTCCTGCGTGCCCTGTTGCAGCGCATGGGCTGCGTGGTTACCGACCTGGGCATCGTGCCCGACCAGCGCGATGCTACGGTAGACGCGCTGCGCGCCGCCAGCCATACGCACGACCTGATTTTGACCAGTGGCGGGGTCTCGGTGGGCGAAGAAGACCACGTCAAAGCCGCCGTGCAGACTCTGGGCAGCCTGCACCTGTGGCAACTGGCCATCAAGCCCGGCAAACCGTTCGCCTACGGCACCGTGCAAGGCAGCCACTTCATCGGCCTGCCCGGCAACCCGGTCGCCAGCTTTGTGACATTCTTGCTGCTGGTGCGGCCCTTCGTGCTGCGCCTGCAAGGTGCCACCGCCGTGGAGCCGCCCGCCATGCAACTGCCCGCGCATTTCGACTGGCCCCGGGCCGACAAGCGGCGTGAATTCTTGCGGGTGCGGCGCAACGCGGCGGGCGGGCTGGAACTGTTTGCCAACCAAAGCTCCGGCGTACTCACCAGCGCCGCCTGGGCCGATGGCCTGGTAGACACCCAGCCCGGCCAGACCATCGCCTGGGGCGACACCGTGCGCTTCATTCCCCTGGCGGAGCTGCAGGCATGA
- the moaD gene encoding molybdopterin synthase sulfur carrier subunit produces MKLTVKYFASLREALGTGQETVETTAATVQALRDELVARGAAYASSLAPGRSVRVALNQVMVDAHAALVDGAEVAFFPPVTGG; encoded by the coding sequence ATGAAGCTGACGGTAAAGTATTTCGCCTCCCTCCGCGAGGCGCTGGGCACCGGCCAGGAGACCGTAGAGACCACTGCCGCCACCGTGCAGGCCCTGCGCGACGAACTGGTGGCCCGGGGCGCTGCCTACGCCAGCAGCCTGGCCCCTGGCCGCTCGGTGCGGGTGGCGCTGAACCAGGTGATGGTGGACGCGCACGCCGCGCTGGTGGACGGTGCGGAAGTGGCGTTTTTTCCGCCGGTGACGGGCGGGTAG